From one Rhodoferax sp. PAMC 29310 genomic stretch:
- a CDS encoding glutathione S-transferase N-terminal domain-containing protein — MTDTLLTHPITAKWPAQHPQRLQLYSLPTPNGVKVSIMLEEIGLTYEPHLVNFEKQDQMSPAFLALNPNNKIPAILDPNGPGCQPFALFESGAILLYLAEKSGQFLPSDPALRLETIQWLMWQVGGVGPMFGQLGFFHKFAGKDYEDKRPLDRYVAETTRLLNVLNQRLETRPWVLGEDYTIADIAIFPWVRGLLDFYQAGALVGIENFPHVTRALAAFVTRPAVARGLAIPARN, encoded by the coding sequence ATGACCGACACCCTGCTGACCCACCCCATCACCGCGAAGTGGCCCGCGCAGCACCCGCAGCGTTTGCAGTTGTACTCACTGCCTACCCCCAACGGGGTCAAGGTGTCCATCATGCTGGAGGAAATCGGCCTCACCTACGAGCCCCACCTGGTGAACTTTGAGAAACAGGACCAGATGTCGCCCGCCTTCTTGGCGCTCAACCCCAACAACAAGATTCCCGCCATTCTGGACCCGAACGGGCCGGGCTGTCAGCCTTTTGCTTTGTTTGAATCGGGCGCAATTCTTCTGTACCTGGCCGAAAAAAGCGGGCAATTTTTGCCCAGCGACCCGGCACTGCGCCTGGAGACCATTCAGTGGCTGATGTGGCAAGTGGGCGGCGTGGGCCCCATGTTTGGGCAACTGGGTTTCTTTCACAAGTTCGCCGGCAAAGACTATGAGGACAAACGCCCACTCGATCGCTATGTGGCGGAAACCACGCGCTTGCTCAATGTCTTGAATCAACGGTTGGAAACGCGCCCCTGGGTTCTGGGAGAGGACTACACCATTGCCGATATCGCCATCTTCCCGTGGGTGCGGGGATTGCTGGACTTTTACCAGGCCGGTGCGCTTGTTGGCATTGAAAACTTTCCCCATGTCACCCGCGCGCTGGCCGCCTTTGTGACCCGCCCCGCCGTGGCGCGCGGACTGGCGATTCCCGCACGCAACTGA
- the pssA gene encoding CDP-diacylglycerol--serine O-phosphatidyltransferase, translating into MNTQKPFAMIREFHLADWFTLGNAVCGTGALFSTMTYLETGLVQHVYFACALVLAALVFDVLDGRIARWRQKTSAMGRELDSLADIISFGVAPAVIAYGCGMQGLYDRIVLTCFVACGVSRLARYNVTAESLSDGGDKVKYFEGTPIPTSVVLVMLLAWAASQGAVGESMWLGKVIIGGFTLHPLVLLFALSGSLMVSRIRLPKL; encoded by the coding sequence ATGAACACACAAAAACCTTTCGCGATGATTCGGGAATTTCACTTGGCCGACTGGTTCACCCTGGGCAATGCCGTGTGTGGCACGGGGGCCTTGTTCTCCACCATGACGTACCTGGAAACCGGTTTGGTGCAGCATGTGTACTTTGCCTGCGCGCTGGTACTGGCAGCGCTGGTCTTTGATGTGCTGGATGGACGCATTGCCCGCTGGCGGCAAAAAACATCGGCCATGGGTCGGGAGCTGGATTCGCTGGCCGACATCATCTCGTTTGGCGTGGCACCGGCGGTGATTGCCTACGGTTGCGGCATGCAGGGTTTGTATGACCGCATTGTGCTGACCTGTTTTGTGGCCTGCGGCGTCTCGCGCCTGGCCCGCTACAACGTGACAGCCGAAAGCCTGTCCGACGGCGGCGACAAGGTGAAATACTTTGAGGGCACGCCGATTCCCACCTCGGTTGTCCTCGTCATGCTGCTGGCCTGGGCCGCCTCACAAGGCGCCGTGGGCGAGTCAATGTGGCTGGGCAAAGTCATCATTGGCGGCTTTACGCTGCACCCACTGGTACTGCTGTTTGCCCTGTCCGGCTCCCTGATGGTCAGCCGCATCCGCCTTCCCAAGCTCTGA
- a CDS encoding GNAT family N-acetyltransferase, which produces MKLHLRAMRRGDEYALRKVFHSSVHDIACKDYTVDQLAAWAPEAYDVAPWAERIKSNPPFIADASGVVAGFAVLLDDGTIDQFFVGSAFAGQGVARLLMTHIHQQAARRGLAELQADVSLTAEPFFLLSGFEVVQRQQVAMGDVILANAKMSKRLRVSPV; this is translated from the coding sequence GTGAAGCTGCACCTGCGTGCCATGCGCAGAGGCGACGAGTACGCGCTGCGCAAAGTGTTTCACTCGTCAGTGCACGACATTGCCTGCAAGGACTACACGGTCGACCAGTTGGCCGCCTGGGCGCCCGAGGCCTATGACGTGGCCCCTTGGGCCGAGCGCATCAAAAGCAACCCACCCTTCATCGCGGACGCCAGCGGCGTCGTGGCAGGTTTTGCGGTGTTGCTGGACGACGGCACCATCGACCAGTTTTTTGTCGGCAGCGCCTTTGCCGGCCAGGGCGTGGCCCGCCTCTTGATGACGCACATTCACCAGCAAGCCGCGCGCCGGGGACTGGCCGAGTTGCAGGCGGATGTGAGCCTGACGGCCGAGCCTTTCTTTTTGCTGAGCGGCTTTGAGGTGGTGCAGCGCCAGCAGGTAGCAATGGGCGACGTGATTTTGGCCAACGCCAAAATGAGCAAGCGTCTGCGCGTCTCCCCTGTTTAA
- the glnE gene encoding bifunctional [glutamate--ammonia ligase]-adenylyl-L-tyrosine phosphorylase/[glutamate--ammonia-ligase] adenylyltransferase codes for MTGIMTRPTLSTHSRFGQRVRRRYEGQMHLLAQGIPNQTTMSQAFAALREQGLDTGGALRVTRQLVLERLCCLDCDDRAPLDQITRAMTDLAEFALNTAWGEVLLALDETHGTPQTHDGRRAQVWIVGMGKLGARELNVSSDIDLIYVYDEDGETTGNAQGRGQTSNHEYFSKVVKAIYSLVGDTTEHGFVFRVDLALRPNGNSGPAAVSLDGLETYLHVQGREWERFAWLKSRVVAPLVHVADGAAQPLRSVVVPFVFRRYLDYSVFDALRILHKQIRDHAGKRSAGRPERANDVKLSRGGIREIEFTVQLLQVVRGGQFPELRTRPTVSALTRLVTAGLMPEATAQALAEAYVFLRQVEHRIQYLDDQQTHVLPTDDQDLNWIATTMGFDSLQPFLQQLDSHREVVAQEFDKLLGGGAGKTCNGCKGDKTALADLSLEDLLEHLPGQFGTRIAEWQNNPRILALRDDSRARLIRLVARTGQWLADGKVTETAAVRLADWMEPLLRRESYLALLLERPNVHERLLRLLGAARWPARYLLMHPGVIDELANASMLNERFSSADFEHELEHRRASLSGTGEDDDESLLNLLRRAHHAEVFRTLARDVEGKLSVEAVADDLSCLAETILRLTTRWCWERLNNKHRDEPQFAIIAYGKLGGKELGYGSDLDIVFVFDDDDDRAGEVYGKLVRKLINWLTVKTGEGDLYEIDTALRPNGNSGLLVTSFEAYANYQQRRGSNTAWTWEHQAMTRARFCQGDDALRQQFNAVRKAVIASPRVDGDLKAEITSMRDKVRAAHPVRGDHFDVKHSPGGMIDIEFVMQYLVLNNAEKHPELTDNAGNIALLERAEHAGLLPAGMGHAAASAYRALRRVQHEARLNEQPTQVLLTELQPEREAGLSLWKAVFGSGPA; via the coding sequence ATGACAGGAATTATGACCCGCCCCACCTTGTCCACCCACTCCCGCTTTGGCCAGCGCGTGCGCCGCCGTTACGAGGGCCAGATGCATTTGCTGGCACAGGGCATCCCGAACCAAACCACCATGTCACAGGCCTTTGCAGCGCTGCGCGAGCAGGGTCTGGACACCGGCGGCGCATTGCGCGTGACCCGGCAACTGGTGCTGGAGCGCCTCTGCTGCCTTGATTGCGACGATCGGGCCCCGCTGGATCAGATCACCCGGGCCATGACGGACCTGGCTGAATTTGCCCTGAATACCGCCTGGGGCGAAGTACTGCTGGCGCTGGACGAGACCCACGGCACACCGCAAACCCACGATGGGCGACGCGCCCAGGTCTGGATTGTCGGCATGGGTAAACTGGGCGCGCGTGAGCTCAATGTATCCAGTGATATCGACCTGATTTACGTCTACGACGAAGACGGTGAAACCACCGGCAACGCCCAGGGGCGTGGGCAAACCTCCAACCACGAGTACTTCAGCAAAGTCGTCAAGGCCATTTACAGCCTGGTGGGCGATACCACCGAGCATGGTTTTGTCTTTCGCGTCGACTTGGCACTGCGCCCCAATGGCAATTCCGGGCCCGCCGCCGTGTCACTGGACGGCTTGGAGACCTACCTTCATGTTCAGGGCCGGGAGTGGGAGCGTTTTGCTTGGCTCAAGAGCCGCGTGGTGGCACCCCTCGTGCATGTGGCCGATGGCGCGGCACAACCGCTTCGCAGCGTGGTAGTTCCGTTTGTCTTTCGCCGCTACCTGGACTACAGCGTTTTTGACGCCCTTCGCATCTTGCACAAACAGATTCGTGACCACGCCGGCAAGCGCAGTGCAGGCCGCCCGGAGCGGGCCAACGATGTCAAGTTGTCGCGAGGCGGCATCCGTGAAATTGAATTCACGGTGCAGTTGCTACAAGTAGTGCGCGGCGGTCAGTTTCCAGAACTGCGCACCCGTCCCACCGTGAGTGCGCTGACCCGTCTGGTCACGGCAGGCCTGATGCCAGAGGCAACCGCGCAGGCACTGGCCGAGGCCTATGTTTTTCTGCGCCAGGTTGAACACCGCATTCAATACCTGGACGATCAGCAAACCCACGTGCTGCCCACCGACGATCAGGACCTGAACTGGATCGCCACCACGATGGGGTTTGACAGCCTGCAACCGTTTCTGCAACAGCTCGACTCGCACCGCGAGGTGGTAGCGCAAGAATTCGACAAATTGTTGGGTGGCGGCGCTGGCAAAACCTGCAACGGTTGCAAAGGGGACAAAACGGCGCTGGCTGATCTCAGCCTCGAAGATTTGCTTGAGCATCTTCCCGGGCAATTCGGCACCCGAATCGCCGAGTGGCAGAACAACCCCCGAATTTTGGCCTTGCGGGACGACTCCCGAGCCCGATTGATCCGCCTAGTTGCCCGCACCGGCCAGTGGCTCGCCGATGGCAAAGTCACTGAAACGGCTGCCGTGCGGCTGGCCGACTGGATGGAGCCGCTGCTGCGCCGGGAAAGTTATCTGGCACTGCTGCTGGAGCGTCCAAACGTGCATGAACGACTGCTTCGCTTGTTGGGCGCAGCCCGTTGGCCGGCCCGCTATCTGTTGATGCATCCTGGTGTGATTGACGAGTTGGCCAACGCCAGCATGCTCAATGAACGCTTCTCTTCTGCCGACTTCGAGCACGAACTGGAGCACCGACGGGCCTCGCTGTCTGGCACCGGCGAAGACGACGACGAGTCCTTGCTGAACCTGCTGCGCCGTGCCCACCACGCCGAGGTTTTCCGAACCCTTGCCCGTGACGTGGAAGGCAAGCTGAGCGTTGAGGCCGTGGCCGACGACCTGAGCTGTCTGGCGGAAACCATACTTCGGCTCACCACCCGCTGGTGCTGGGAGCGCCTGAACAACAAGCACCGCGATGAGCCCCAATTCGCCATCATTGCCTATGGAAAACTGGGCGGAAAAGAACTGGGCTATGGCAGTGATCTGGACATTGTGTTTGTCTTCGACGATGACGATGACCGAGCAGGCGAGGTCTATGGCAAGCTGGTTCGCAAGCTGATCAACTGGCTGACCGTCAAGACTGGTGAAGGCGATCTTTACGAAATTGACACCGCCCTGCGACCTAACGGCAACTCTGGCTTGCTGGTCACCAGCTTTGAAGCCTACGCGAACTACCAGCAACGCCGCGGCAGCAACACCGCCTGGACCTGGGAACACCAAGCCATGACACGGGCACGCTTTTGTCAGGGAGATGACGCCTTGCGCCAGCAGTTTAACGCGGTTCGCAAAGCCGTGATTGCCTCCCCCCGTGTGGACGGCGATTTAAAAGCGGAGATCACATCGATGCGCGACAAGGTGCGCGCGGCTCACCCCGTTCGAGGCGACCACTTTGACGTCAAACACAGCCCGGGCGGCATGATCGACATTGAGTTCGTCATGCAATATCTGGTACTGAACAACGCCGAAAAACACCCTGAGCTGACGGACAACGCCGGCAATATTGCCTTGCTGGAGCGCGCTGAGCACGCCGGCCTGCTGCCGGCCGGTATGGGCCACGCGGCGGCCAGCGCCTACCGCGCCCTGCGCCGGGTGCAGCACGAGGCCCGGCTGAACGAGCAGCCGACCCAGGTCCTTTTGACCGAACTTCAGCCCGAACGTGAAGCCGGTTTATCGCTTTGGAAGGCCGTCTTCGGGAGCGGACCCGCGTAG
- a CDS encoding YhdP family protein, with product MIDTTPLPSPLLKTGAILARWALSLVLAGWLVFGLAWGALHWLIVPRIGEFRPQLEAHASRVLGVPVRIGAIQAHSTGLIPSFELTQVQLFDGLGREALVLPRVLAALSPQSVLRLGFEQLYVERPDLNIRRTKDGRIYVAGLDFSKNQGDDNGAANWFFSQTEFAIHDGRIRWTDETREVPPLVLNQVELVVRNRGRKHALRLDATPPDLWGDRFTAMGVFTQPLLSRQKSQWQDWSGDLYTGFNRIDLSELRRYADLGVDLKQGRGAVRAWANVARGRLVGGTADVALAEVDVTLGKDLKALALDLVKGRLGAQQQANGFEFSTQGLAFDTRDGLRWPGGNVRVLHLAAGDKTPARGELTADRLDLAALSQIADRLPLGDDIRRTLAAHQPLGLVLRLQANWQGALQDLTQYEVKGAIQQLALAPVGDAPGIRGANLEFDLNQSGGKARIEMANGQVALPTFFAEPDIELADLLTEARWKIKGEHIEVELPNLKFRNADARGAAQIRWATSDPAKNSRHARFPGVLDLQATLTDVNGTRVHRYLPLAIQTSVRDYVRDAITAGTARQVKFLVNGDLHDIPSADPKLGDFKISAEVQNATLLYVPAALQTPGDFPWPALKQINGELLIDGMQLQVRRGQARTGALDVIKLSEISADINDLNHATVNVSAKARGPLSDVLGIVNGSPLNGMIGRALESAVASGVADYTLKLGLPIFNLNNSTVQGSVTLGGNDLQITPDTPKLSRARGVVAFSEKGFSVTGGQARMLGGDVRLEGGSVAPSGAIVQTQMTGPSVVLRASGTATAEGLRQAKELGLVAGLAQRASGSAAYTAVLGFRAGHPEVAVSSNLQGMALSFPAPLGKGADAMLPLRLETSLIRESLQPGPDGQVRLRDQLALDLGRLVNVVYQRDLGPSIPKVLRGSIGVGLASDESVVMPLNGVGANLNLATLDVDAWRTVLTQAFAVAGGAAASSGTPAHKDAALAYFPTSIAVRAQELTLGGRKLNQLVVGGSRDGALWRANLDARQLNGYLEYRQPSETEAGRVFARLSRLVIEPSAVNVVETLLGEQPASIPALDIVVDDFELRGKSLGRMEVEALNRGGDLSTREGGVREWRLSKFNVITPEARLTANGNWASTNAQSANPGRRRTVMNFKFDISDSGELLNRLGMKDVVRKGSGKMEGHVAWIGSPITLDYPSMNGAFSVNVENGQFLKADPGIAKLLGVLSLQSLPRRLTLDFRDVFSDGFAFDFLRGDVKIAQGIATTNNLQMKGVNAAVLMDGQANIARETQDLKVIVVPEINAGTASLIATVINPAVGLGTFLAQMFLRRPLIEAATQELHVDGSWTEPRVTKVERGANVKKEETQ from the coding sequence ATGATTGACACGACGCCGCTCCCTTCACCACTCCTGAAAACTGGGGCAATCCTGGCGCGTTGGGCCTTGAGTCTGGTGCTCGCGGGCTGGCTTGTATTCGGGCTGGCGTGGGGCGCGTTGCACTGGCTCATTGTGCCGCGAATCGGGGAGTTTCGCCCGCAGCTGGAGGCTCATGCCTCTCGGGTGCTGGGGGTGCCGGTGCGTATTGGTGCGATCCAGGCGCACTCCACCGGATTGATTCCGTCCTTTGAATTGACGCAGGTTCAGCTCTTTGATGGCCTGGGGCGCGAAGCCCTTGTCCTGCCGCGGGTGCTGGCTGCCTTGTCGCCGCAGTCGGTCTTGCGCCTGGGGTTTGAACAGTTATATGTAGAGCGTCCCGACCTCAATATCAGGCGCACCAAGGATGGCCGGATTTATGTGGCCGGGCTGGACTTTTCAAAAAATCAGGGCGACGATAACGGGGCGGCCAATTGGTTTTTCTCGCAAACAGAGTTCGCCATTCACGACGGACGGATTCGGTGGACCGATGAGACCCGCGAGGTGCCCCCCCTGGTGCTGAATCAGGTCGAGCTGGTGGTGAGAAATCGGGGGAGAAAACACGCACTTCGGCTGGATGCCACGCCGCCAGACCTGTGGGGAGATCGGTTCACGGCCATGGGGGTTTTTACCCAGCCGCTGTTATCGCGCCAAAAGAGTCAATGGCAGGACTGGAGTGGCGACTTGTATACCGGGTTCAACCGGATCGATTTGTCGGAGTTGCGTCGCTATGCTGACTTGGGGGTCGATTTAAAGCAGGGCAGAGGCGCGGTGCGGGCCTGGGCCAATGTGGCCCGTGGCAGACTGGTGGGTGGCACGGCTGATGTGGCGCTGGCAGAAGTCGATGTCACGCTGGGCAAAGATTTGAAGGCGCTGGCGCTGGACTTGGTCAAAGGTCGTCTGGGCGCGCAACAACAGGCCAACGGGTTTGAGTTTTCGACCCAAGGATTGGCATTTGATACCCGCGATGGCCTGCGTTGGCCAGGCGGCAATGTGAGGGTGTTGCACTTGGCCGCAGGCGATAAGACGCCCGCCCGAGGCGAGTTGACGGCGGATCGCCTGGATCTGGCGGCCCTGTCCCAGATTGCAGACCGCCTGCCATTGGGTGACGACATTCGCCGCACGTTGGCTGCCCATCAGCCGCTCGGGCTGGTCCTCCGGCTTCAGGCCAACTGGCAGGGTGCGCTGCAGGATTTGACACAGTACGAGGTCAAGGGTGCCATTCAACAGTTGGCGCTCGCGCCAGTGGGTGATGCGCCAGGCATTCGCGGTGCCAACCTGGAGTTTGACCTCAACCAGTCAGGCGGCAAGGCCCGCATTGAGATGGCGAATGGTCAGGTGGCGTTGCCGACGTTTTTTGCCGAGCCCGACATCGAGTTGGCCGATTTGTTGACCGAGGCGCGTTGGAAAATCAAAGGTGAGCACATCGAGGTGGAGTTGCCCAACCTGAAATTCAGAAACGCCGACGCAAGAGGCGCGGCGCAGATCAGGTGGGCTACCAGTGACCCGGCCAAGAACAGTCGCCATGCCCGGTTTCCCGGTGTGTTGGACCTGCAGGCCACGCTGACGGACGTCAACGGCACCCGGGTGCATCGCTATTTACCGCTGGCCATTCAGACGTCGGTGCGGGACTATGTTCGGGACGCCATTACCGCTGGGACTGCTCGTCAGGTCAAGTTTCTCGTCAACGGAGATTTGCACGACATTCCGTCGGCAGATCCCAAGCTTGGGGATTTCAAAATCAGCGCCGAGGTACAAAACGCCACGCTGCTTTACGTGCCTGCGGCGCTGCAGACGCCGGGCGACTTTCCCTGGCCGGCCCTGAAGCAAATCAATGGCGAATTGCTGATCGACGGCATGCAGTTGCAAGTCAGGCGCGGGCAGGCCAGAACGGGTGCCCTGGACGTTATCAAGCTCAGTGAGATCAGCGCAGACATCAATGATTTGAACCACGCCACGGTGAATGTCAGCGCCAAAGCGCGTGGGCCCCTGTCTGACGTGTTGGGTATCGTCAATGGGTCGCCATTGAACGGGATGATTGGTCGAGCCCTGGAGAGCGCAGTGGCCAGCGGCGTCGCAGACTACACCCTCAAACTGGGCTTGCCAATTTTCAACCTGAACAATTCGACCGTACAGGGCAGCGTCACTCTGGGTGGCAATGACCTGCAGATCACGCCGGACACGCCCAAGCTCTCTCGGGCGCGCGGAGTGGTCGCCTTTTCCGAGAAAGGGTTTTCGGTGACCGGTGGGCAGGCGCGCATGCTGGGCGGCGATGTGCGGTTGGAAGGGGGCTCGGTGGCGCCCAGCGGCGCCATTGTGCAGACCCAAATGACAGGGCCGTCGGTGGTTTTGCGCGCCAGCGGCACAGCCACGGCGGAAGGGTTGCGGCAGGCGAAAGAGCTGGGTCTGGTGGCAGGCTTGGCGCAACGCGCCAGTGGCAGCGCCGCCTATACGGCCGTGCTGGGGTTTCGAGCGGGTCATCCCGAGGTCGCGGTCAGCAGCAATTTGCAGGGGATGGCTTTGAGTTTTCCCGCGCCGCTGGGCAAAGGGGCGGACGCGATGCTGCCACTGCGACTGGAGACGTCCTTGATTCGCGAGTCACTGCAACCAGGGCCTGACGGTCAGGTTCGGTTGCGTGACCAGTTGGCACTGGATTTGGGGCGTTTGGTGAACGTAGTCTATCAACGCGACCTCGGCCCAAGCATCCCGAAAGTGCTGCGCGGCAGCATTGGTGTCGGCCTGGCCTCTGACGAGTCCGTGGTGATGCCATTGAATGGCGTGGGCGCCAACCTGAATCTGGCCACTCTGGATGTGGATGCTTGGCGTACGGTTCTGACGCAGGCATTCGCTGTGGCTGGCGGCGCAGCCGCTTCGTCTGGCACGCCGGCGCACAAGGATGCCGCCCTGGCCTATTTTCCGACCAGTATTGCTGTGCGAGCCCAGGAGCTGACGTTGGGGGGGCGCAAGCTGAACCAATTGGTTGTGGGTGGTTCCCGGGACGGCGCGCTATGGCGGGCCAATCTGGACGCCCGCCAGCTGAACGGGTACCTGGAATACCGCCAGCCGTCTGAAACGGAGGCGGGGCGGGTGTTCGCACGTCTGTCCAGGTTGGTGATTGAGCCCAGCGCAGTCAATGTGGTGGAGACCCTGTTGGGCGAGCAGCCCGCGAGTATCCCCGCCCTGGATATTGTGGTGGATGACTTTGAGTTGCGTGGCAAATCATTGGGGCGCATGGAGGTGGAGGCGCTCAATCGTGGCGGCGATCTGTCCACGCGAGAGGGGGGTGTGCGCGAGTGGCGGCTGAGCAAGTTCAATGTCATCACCCCCGAGGCGAGACTCACGGCCAATGGCAACTGGGCCAGCACCAATGCCCAGTCGGCCAACCCCGGGCGCCGTCGTACCGTGATGAACTTCAAGTTCGACATTTCTGATTCCGGCGAGTTGTTGAATCGATTGGGCATGAAAGACGTGGTTCGCAAAGGCAGCGGCAAGATGGAGGGGCATGTGGCATGGATCGGTTCGCCCATCACGCTGGACTATCCGTCGATGAACGGCGCCTTCTCTGTGAATGTGGAGAATGGTCAGTTTTTGAAGGCGGACCCGGGCATTGCGAAGTTGCTGGGGGTGCTCAGCCTTCAGTCGCTCCCGCGTCGCCTGACACTGGATTTTCGGGACGTTTTCTCGGACGGTTTTGCCTTTGATTTTTTGAGGGGTGACGTGAAGATCGCGCAAGGCATTGCGACCACCAACAACTTGCAGATGAAGGGCGTTAACGCGGCGGTCTTGATGGACGGGCAAGCCAATATTGCCCGTGAAACCCAGGACCTCAAAGTGATTGTGGTGCCGGAAATCAATGCTGGCACAGCCTCCCTGATTGCCACTGTCATCAATCCGGCAGTTGGACTGGGCACCTTTTTGGCCCAAATGTTTTTACGCCGCCCGCTGATTGAAGCGGCGACACAGGAGTTGCATGTGGATGGCAGCTGGACTGAGCCCCGAGTGACCAAGGTCGAGCGCGGCGCCAACGTGAAGAAAGAGGAAACCCAGTGA
- a CDS encoding carbon-nitrogen hydrolase family protein, giving the protein MKVATIQMVSGSDVPGNLAQARRLMSEAAQDGAELVVLPEYFCLLGQRDADKLAIQEIYGSGPLQQFLADSARELGVWIVGGTVPLSVPAPAGDGASGDAANRVFNSSLVYNPQGQCVARYDKIHLFRFDNGQESYDESRVLAPGHEPVLFDLPSRDGHRWRIGLSICYDLRFPEMYRAYARAGADVLLVPSAFTYTTGKAHWELLLRARAIENLAYVAAAAQGGVHDNGRRTWGQSILVDPWGDVLAERAENAGWVAAEFSFERLTACRTSLPALAHRVL; this is encoded by the coding sequence GTGAAAGTTGCAACGATTCAAATGGTGTCCGGCTCGGACGTGCCGGGCAATCTTGCGCAGGCCCGTCGTTTGATGAGCGAGGCCGCGCAGGACGGTGCCGAACTGGTCGTGTTGCCCGAGTACTTTTGTTTGCTGGGGCAGCGCGACGCCGACAAACTCGCGATTCAGGAAATCTATGGATCGGGCCCGCTTCAGCAATTTTTGGCGGACAGTGCGCGGGAGTTGGGTGTGTGGATCGTGGGCGGGACCGTGCCGTTGTCGGTGCCGGCTCCGGCGGGTGATGGTGCCAGCGGTGACGCGGCGAACCGGGTCTTTAACAGCAGCTTGGTCTACAACCCGCAAGGCCAGTGTGTGGCCCGCTACGACAAGATTCACCTGTTCCGGTTTGACAATGGCCAGGAATCCTACGATGAGTCCCGCGTGCTGGCTCCCGGTCATGAGCCTGTGCTGTTTGACCTGCCATCGCGAGACGGGCATCGTTGGCGTATTGGGCTCAGTATTTGTTACGACTTGCGATTCCCTGAGATGTACCGGGCCTATGCGCGGGCCGGCGCTGATGTGCTGCTGGTGCCCAGTGCCTTCACCTACACCACCGGCAAAGCGCATTGGGAGTTGCTGTTGCGCGCCCGCGCCATTGAGAACCTGGCGTATGTGGCAGCGGCGGCGCAAGGCGGCGTGCACGACAATGGCCGGCGAACCTGGGGTCAGTCTATCTTGGTGGATCCGTGGGGCGATGTCTTGGCCGAGCGCGCGGAAAACGCGGGCTGGGTCGCCGCCGAGTTCAGTTTTGAGCGCTTGACGGCCTGCAGGACCAGTCTTCCTGCCCTGGCACACCGTGTTCTGTGA
- a CDS encoding murein transglycosylase A has translation MVHQTINTSNTKAPNASSNSKLMKKLLRTLCVGWIVGTLAACSSPPIQPPVVEPLPAPVSAPLPVSAPEDIGPLPAEILQAKSRWTPVRWAELPGFEEDALHEAWNAWIKSCERPGPVFATLCGDVRRLSIGEASAQRQWMRTRLQPYRVDPIDGAATEGLLTAYFEPLLEATRTPRPGYQVPLYQPPLNLGQRKPWYTRQEMDTLPAAQQALRGREIVYLADPVDALVLQIQGSGRIRVTEDDGSQRLVRLAYAGTNDQPYKSVGRWLLDQGAIRDATWPGIKAWIAQNPQRLGEMLWSNPRMVFFKEEKLSDLDMAFGPRGAQGVPLTPGRSIAVDPASIPYGTPVWLASSSPTVVLQKLVLAQDTGSAIRGAVRADYFAGWGPQAGEMAGRLKQSLRMWVFWPKQLR, from the coding sequence ATCGTCCACCAGACAATCAACACCAGCAACACCAAGGCCCCGAACGCCTCTAGCAACAGCAAACTCATGAAAAAACTCCTTCGAACCTTGTGTGTGGGCTGGATTGTAGGCACGCTGGCGGCCTGCAGCAGCCCGCCCATTCAGCCTCCTGTGGTCGAGCCCCTGCCGGCACCAGTGAGCGCGCCTTTACCTGTCTCTGCGCCTGAGGACATTGGCCCTTTGCCGGCCGAAATTCTTCAAGCCAAGAGCCGTTGGACGCCCGTGCGTTGGGCCGAATTGCCAGGGTTTGAAGAAGACGCCTTGCATGAAGCCTGGAACGCGTGGATCAAGAGTTGCGAGCGCCCTGGACCCGTGTTCGCCACCTTGTGTGGGGACGTCCGCCGTCTGAGCATTGGCGAGGCGAGCGCACAGCGCCAATGGATGCGAACCCGGCTTCAGCCCTATCGGGTGGATCCGATCGATGGCGCAGCCACTGAAGGTTTGTTGACCGCCTATTTCGAGCCTTTGCTGGAGGCCACCCGCACACCTCGTCCCGGGTATCAGGTGCCCTTGTACCAACCGCCATTGAACTTGGGCCAACGAAAGCCTTGGTACACACGCCAGGAGATGGACACGCTGCCGGCCGCGCAGCAAGCGCTGCGCGGCCGTGAGATTGTTTATTTGGCGGACCCTGTGGACGCGCTGGTGTTGCAGATTCAGGGCTCGGGTCGAATCCGGGTGACAGAAGACGACGGGTCTCAGCGGCTGGTGCGGTTGGCCTATGCGGGCACCAATGACCAACCCTACAAGAGTGTGGGCCGCTGGTTGCTGGACCAGGGCGCTATTCGGGACGCCACTTGGCCAGGCATCAAGGCCTGGATCGCCCAGAACCCCCAGCGACTGGGGGAAATGCTCTGGAGCAACCCTCGGATGGTGTTTTTCAAGGAAGAGAAACTAAGCGATCTTGATATGGCATTTGGACCCCGTGGGGCACAAGGCGTTCCTCTCACGCCCGGCCGCTCCATTGCCGTTGACCCTGCCAGTATTCCCTATGGGACGCCGGTGTGGCTGGCGTCCAGCAGTCCCACGGTGGTGCTGCAGAAGCTGGTTTTGGCACAAGACACAGGCAGTGCCATTCGGGGCGCGGTTCGAGCTGACTACTTTGCAGGGTGGGGTCCGCAAGCGGGCGAGATGGCGGGGCGCCTCAAGCAGTCCTTGCGAATGTGGGTTTTCTGGCCAAAGCAGCTAAGATGA